One genomic region from Plectropomus leopardus isolate mb unplaced genomic scaffold, YSFRI_Pleo_2.0 unplaced_scaffold11639, whole genome shotgun sequence encodes:
- the LOC121963538 gene encoding striatin-4-like, translating into MEADRSGGGPNPNSGGGSGSGAGRNPNGPKAAPGQATSAAATGAMAAAAAAAAAGAMPGSSQARELQDGDSGMTLPGILHFIQYEWGRFQAEKYRWEAERDELR; encoded by the coding sequence ATGGAGGCGGATAGATCCGGCGGAGGACCAAACCCGAACTCCGGAGGCGGCAGCGGCAGCGGAGCGGGGCGCAACCCAAACGGGCCCAAAGCAGCACCGGGCCAGGCGACATCAGCTGCGGCGACCGGGGCGATggcggcagcggcggcggcggcagcggcCGGGGCCATGCCCGGATCGTCGCAGGCTCGGGAGCTACAGGACGGGGACTCGGGCATGACGCTTCCTGGGATCCTTCACTTCATCCAGTACGAGTGGGGACGTTTCCAGGCCGAGAAATACCGCTGGGAGGCTGAGAGAGACGAACTCAGG